From one Babesia bovis T2Bo chromosome 3, whole genome shotgun sequence genomic stretch:
- a CDS encoding DNA polymerase alpha/epsilon subunit B family protein yields the protein MDTDVYNDEVSIGNVSEILRSALDSSVKWSLLDELVERLEEIGANSRELMKVNKWLMEQLELASSRGALSPEEAKRAQVAEQLLRFVESKDAQRQVTVEEIYLRRAPVVDNGSTELKRGVETSNKSSMSVDILDPVPEYKCTTTSAAAVDACINDKISRFSNLFKNFCTSNGVPCDFKPLKNYTDHEVTVYGRIGSEGDVPIDALNVTIQGTRVFDYGVKAQVTNVHSMDNVCLFPGQMAALTGKCFEDEFGVRYVASKIHCGIPAPEPVYPNYTSQRFQGENVHISVVRGCLLTETLEPVNFAHVFSKIKRDRPHIVFIMGPFVSVRQMAADGEGLSRIGDIVYIYKRFFHEIAILAEVNQLKATRFFVVPHCYDVLSGFPLPQPPLDAAGSLFNDIDYPENVSFLSNPAYVRVNGILIAVTSCDPISGIANNMVCIPNEHRTRRVCEQLLLQRSFYPGYPASMLPAEYAVDHDMIKYLEFTEETIPDLFLFAGVSDSEPFVEFAGSRGFVGCHSASVPKDDVLRSSIDIYIAPQEADTAPIRSVEIEQRLSVLLTLWRG from the exons ATGGACACTGACGTGTATAACGATGAGGTGTCCATCGGAAATGTATCTGAGATTCTG CGCTCAGCGCTGGATTCCAGCGTCAAGTGGTCTCTACTTGATGAGCTGGTAGAGCGTTTAGAGGAGATTGGCGCCAATTCTCGTGAGTTGATGAAAGTCAACAAGTGGTTGATGGAGCAGTTGGAGTTGGCAAGTAGTCGTGGCGCCCTAAGTCCCGAGGAAGCTAAGAGAGCTCAGGTAGCTGAACAACTGCTTCGATTCGTGGAGTCTAAGGACGCCCAGCGTCAAGTTACTGTCGAAGAGATATATCTTCGCAGAGCTCCTGTTGTAGACAATGGCAGCACCGAGTTGAAGCGTGGTGTCGAGACGTCTAACAAGTCAAGCATGTCAGTAG ACATATTGGACCCCGTCCCCGAATACAAGTGTACGACAACATCGGCGGCTGCAGTTGATGCCTGCATCAATGACAAGATATCGCGATTCTCCAATTTGTTTAAGAATTTCTGTACTTCCAATGGTGTACCATGTGATTTTAAACCCCTAAAGAATTATACTGACCACGAAGTTACTGTGTACGGTCGTATAGGCTCTGAGGGCGACGTTCCTATAGATGCTTTGAATGTGACTATCCAGGGCACTCGTGTGTTTGACTATGGTGTGAAGGCGCAAGTGACCAACGTTCATTCCATGGACAATGTTTGTTTGTTTCCCGGTCAGATGGCTGCACTGACAGGAAAATGTTTTGAGGATGAGTTTGGTGTACGTTACGTGGCGTCTAAAATAC atTGTGGAATACCGGCTCCTGAGCCTGTATATCCCAACTACACCAGTCAGCGTTTCCAGGGAGAGAACGTGCATATATCGGTGGTTCGCGGGTGCCTCTTAACGGAAACATTGGAGCCTGTGAATTTTGCGCACGTTTTCAGCAAAATTAAGCGTGATCGGCCTCATATAGTGTTCATTATGGGCCCTTTTGTCAGTGTTCGTCAGATGGCG GCTGACGGTGAAGGTCTGAGTCGCATTGGGGatatagtgtatatatacaagcGGTTTTTCCATGAAATCGCTATACTCGCTGAGGTAAACCAGCTTAAGGCTACTCGTTTCTTCGTAGTGCCGCATTGCTATGATGTGTTATCTGGGTTCCCGTTACCGCAGCCACCGTTGGATGCAGCGGGCTCACTTTTCAACGACATTGATTACCCAGAGAATGTATCATTCCTTTCAAATCCAGCATATGTCAGGGTTAATGGAATTCTCATTGCGGTAACATCGTGTGATCCTATTTCTGGCATCG CAAACAAcatggtatgcataccCAATGAACACAGGACTAGGCGTGTTTGTGAGCAGTTACTGTTACAACGGTCGTTCTACCCTGGTTATCCAGCCTCGATGCTACCTGCGGAGTACGCTGTTGATCATGATATGATAAAATATCTTGAGTTTACGGAAGAAACAATCCCcgatttgtttttatttgcGGGTGTGTCGGATTCTGAGCCTTTTGTGGAGTTCGCGGGGTCAAGGGGATTTGTCGGATGCCATAGCGCGTCGGTGCCTAAGGACGATGTACTCAGATCTtctatagatatatacatagcaCCTCAGGAGGCTGATACAGCGCCGATACGTTCTGTTGAGATTGAACAGAGGCTGTCCGTTCTCCTTACCCTGTGGCGCGGGTGA
- a CDS encoding Cwf15/Cwc15 cell cycle control family protein: protein MSTAHRPTWHNAIGRSPGANFGTFKVSSRDLPSHSELKRRAPLEIDSTENKAQKTADHKRKLSEHLENKEREHREKNELEERIGVTRNFIPLEDAVKLLNQDVNEFPEDSDDCPANEGSDSEDDDEAMLMRELEKIKAEKEEARQREIKATLESEEGRERILSQNPLLAKTTQTRRWDEDVVFKNPNREVKEKKEFVNDMVRSEFHRRFLHKYIS from the exons ATGTCCACGGCACATCGGCCAACGTGGCATAATGCCATAGGCAGGTCACCAGGAG CCAACTTCGGTACTTTTAAGGTATCGAGTCGCGATCTGCCGTCGCATTCGGAATTAAAGCGCAGAGCACCCCTGGAAATAGACAGTACAGAAAACAAGGCACAAAAAACAGCAGATCACAAACGCAAGTTGAGCGAACATCTGGAAAACAAAGAACGTGAACACCGTGAAAAAAATGAACTGGAAGAACGTATCGGTGTGACGCGTAACTTTATACCACTGGAAGATGCAGTCAAGTTGCTTAACCAAGATGTAAATGAATTCCCCGAGGATTCAGATGACTGCCCAGCTAACGAAGGGTCAGACTCGGAAGATGACGATGAAGCCATGCTAATGCGTGAACTCGAGAAGATAAAGGCTGAGAAGGAAGAAGCAAGACAACGTGAAATAAAAGCAACTTTAGAATCAGAAGAAGGCAGGGAACGAATACTGAGCCAAAACCCACTGCTAGCCAAAACAACACAAACAAGAAGATGGGATGAAGATGTTGTATTCAAAAACCCTAATCGTGAAGTCAAAGAAAAGAAGGA GTTCGTCAACGATATGGTGAGAAGTGAATTCCACCGAAGGTTCCTACACAAGTACATATCATAG
- a CDS encoding Cytochrome c oxidase biogenesis protein Cmc1 like family protein: MEQQPPLYVRIAQKLRKANDDTPMSYLEFREADYKLAKERQEVTRIIGQRVRDLCRSELDDYINCYTGNRFPMFRCREDAERMKKCIKHYEQQLNTPEYQQKIMEERLKSGDSFVVPSFLKRQVEHQDN; the protein is encoded by the exons ATGGAGCAACAGCCTCCGCTGTATGTGCGTATTGCGCAGAAATTACGCAAGG CTAACGATGACACACCCATGTCGTATCTAGAGTTCCGTGAGGCCGATT ACAAACTCGCAAAGGAACGACAAGAAGTTACACGAATCATTGGACAACGTGTAAGGGACCTTTGCAG GTCAGAACTTGATGATTACATCAACTGCTACACGGGAAATAGATTCCCAATGTTCAGGTGCAGGGAAGATGCCGAACGTATGAAAAAATGTATCAAGCATTATGAACAGCAGTTG AACACCCCGGAATACCAGCAAAAGATCATGGAAGAACGCCTAAAATCAGGAGATAGTTTTGTTGTACCATCCTTCCTTAAACGACAAGTAGAGCACCAGGATAACTAG
- a CDS encoding MYND finger family protein: MMNNQLYRSALLIPRANEDDQAFQRVTEPPPTGESATSATHVEAYPSCQSNDDLQHLKDLFFHSKLNPNFDWVGLCLVHQHDYKFWANVTHTLGMLILKTLFNSDVPFEDSHAFGLSDCNYVNGVKVRAAFVLLGGLLSNRLPGSLRLIVRGNGYQFFEHRIGRLLRDIPDFDEDAICFNMNALRTLLPFLQECTTVRLNSLCHRFITSGFWRVMWMEVGMGLKSACSTQRLKLFCNFLELASTIFFGSRSSTFFKRMYTSCANSLWDPVVLVLSWALGPRACCNMVTFVADILLMSHQDGCLDDLPGSCLDSLHKCITTTVSEGESYLELYDSQTLDERNEFRHHYATIAVSMLKSLDKVLTCQKNRTIEMALGDLYDISSLGTAKMTLPPFPGSTEQTGPKFDFSEWRVFPRVLPCFNKECTRILHLDMPELHIDGELPDFRYCDQCGIPSYCSAECASAHWDSYHKEVCGFFRAPPTFARFMPHSPDDGIVVLQTMEDNWMMTPFIDEKGNLLTLF, translated from the coding sequence ATGATGAACAATCAATTGTATAGAAGCGCTTTGTTGATTCCCAGAGCCAATGAGGATGATCAGGCATTCCAAAGGGTTACGGAACCACCACCAACGGGCGAATCTGCTACTTCAGCAACCCATGTAGAGGCATATCCTTCATGCCAAAGCAATGATGATTTACAGCATTTAAAAGACTTGTTTTTCCACTCTAAGTTAAATCCTAACTTCGATTGGGTTGGCTTATGTCTGGTCCACCAACATGATTACAAGTTCTGGGCGAATGTAACCCATACTTTGGGTATGTTAATTCTAAAGACACTGTTCAATTCTGATGTTCCATTTGAAGACTCACATGCTTTTGGGCTATCGGATTGTAACTATGTTAATGGTGTAAAAGTACGTGCAGCCTTTGTTTTACTCGGAGGTTTACTTTCAAATCGTTTGCCGGGTTCCCTTAGATTGATCGTTCGCGGTAATGGATATCAGTTTTTCGAGCATCGTATAGGCCGACTATTGCGTGATATTCCCGATTTTGACGAAGATGCCATCTGCTTTAACATGAATGCGTTGCGTACACTACTCCCATTTCTTCAGGAATGTACGACAGTAAGACTCAATTCGCTATGCCACCGATTCATTACATCGGGCTTCTGGCGTGTGATGTGGATGGAGGTTGGCATGGGTCTAAAATCAGCTTGCAGCACTCAGCGCTTGAAGTTATTTTGTAACTTCCTCGAGTTAGCATCCACTATATTCTTCGGATCGAGGTCATCCACTTTCTTTAAACGAATGTACACTTCCTGTGCCAATTCCCTTTGGGACCCGGTGGTACTTGTACTTTCCTGGGCATTGGGTCCAAGGGCATGCTGCAACATGGTAACATTCGTGGCAGACATACTGCTCATGAGTCATCAAGATGGATGTTTGGATGATTTGCCTGGTAGTTGTTTGGATTCTCTCCATAAATGCATTACAACAACCGTTTCCGAGGGTGAGTCATACCTCGAGTTATATGACAGCCAGACACTCGATGAACGAAATGAATTCCGACACCACTATGCCACTATCGCCGTCAGTATGCTGAAATCACTGGATAAAGTACTGACGTGCCAAAAAAATCGCACAATAGAAATGGCACTGGGTGatctatatgatataaGTTCCTTGGGTACTGCCAAGATGACGTTACCACCATTCCCGGGTTCCACTGAACAAACAGGCCCAAAGTTCGACTTTTCGGAATGGCGTGTATTTCCTAGGGTATTACCATGCTTCAACAAAGAATGCACGCGCATACTTCATTTAGACATGCCTGAGCTTCATATAGATGGCGAGTTGCCTGATTTCCGTTATTGCGATCAATGTGGGATTCCCAGTTACTGTAGCGCAGAATGCGCATCAGCTCATTGGGATTCATATCATAAAGAGGTATGTGGGTTTTTCCGGGCACCTCCTACATTTGCCCGTTTTATGCCACATTCACCCGATGATGGCATTGTTGTCCTTCAAACCATGGAAGACAACTGGATGATGACGCCTTTCATTGACGAGAAGGGCAATTTATTAACACTCTTTTAA
- a CDS encoding tetratricopeptide repeat (TPR) domain containing protein has product MADHKQLGNEAFKAGRFLDAVQHFTAAIQANPSDGILYSNRSGAYASLQRFQEALDDANQCVSLKPDWPKGYSRKGLALYKLGRLQEARTAYQEGLKIDPANEPLMSGLREVESASDPEFMYLSAAMSQLVATNPKLQQYQQQDPSYVMNLCRMISGLKTNPQSLQHVMMDPNPAIREGIMAYIQMASGMPQPEETPEPPQPKQPEKKEEPKPKEEPLSEDQQKAKEYKEEGNKLYKQKRFEEALEMYKKAIEHDPDNLLLENNKAAVYLEMGDYAKCIATCNAAIDRRYEVKADFLVISKIYNRLGSCYTKMEDYDAALAAYQKSLLEDNNRNTRCAMNEVERLKEKKEREAYIDPQKAEEHREKGNAFFKKFQFPEAKKEYDEAIRRNPSDIKLYTNRAAALTKLGEYPSALADCNKAVEMDPTFVKAWARKGNLHVLLKEYSKALEAYDKGLALDPNNQECITGKYDCMAKIQAMSQSGTVDEEQYRQAMADPEVQQMLGDPQFQIILKRLSENPAAMNEYLSDPKIAKGIQKLMACGILRTA; this is encoded by the exons ATGGCAGATCATAAGCAGCTTGGAAATGAAGCCTTTAAGGCTGGAAGGTTCCTTGATGCAGTGCAACACTTCACTGCGGCAATTCAAGCTAATCCCTCTGATGGAATCCTGTATTCTAATCGATCCGGAGCTTACGCTTCATTACAGAGATTTCAAGAGGCACTAGACGATGCCAATCAGTGCGTATCACTGAAACCAGATTGGCCTAAA GGTTACTCAAGAAAGGGTCTTGCTTTATACAAACTAGGACGTTTACAAGAGGCTAGAACTGCATATCAAGAAGGGTTAAAGATAGATCCAGCTAATGAGCCCTTGATGTCGGGGTTACGCGAAGTTGAAAGTGCATCTGACCCTGAGTTCATGTACCTTTCAGCAGCCATGTCGCAATTGGTGGCTACTAACCCCAAGCTGCAGCAATACCAGCAACAGGACCCATCATACGTCATGAATCTGTGCAGGATGATTAGCGGTTTGAAAACAAACCCTCAAAGCCTCCAGCATGTGATGATGGACCCCAATCCAGCCATCAGGGAAGGAATCATGGCCTACATTCAGATGGCTTCGGGTATGCCTCAACCTGAGGAGACACCTGAACCTCCTCAGCCAAAACAGCCCGAAAAGAAAGAGGAACCAAAGCCTAAGGAGGAACCCCTCTCTGAGGACCAGCAG AAAGCTAAGGAGTACAAAGAGGAAGGTAACAAGCTCTACAAGCAAAAGCGCTTCGAGGAGGCACTGGAAATGTATAAGAAAGCTATAGAACATGACCCTGATAACCTATTGTTGGAGAACAATAAGGCCGCGGTGTACCTGGAGATGGGTGATTACGCCAAGTGCATTGCCACTTGCAATGCAGCTATCGACCGCCGATATGAAGTCAAGGCTGATTTCTTAGTAATTTCAAAGATCTATAATCGTCTGGGATCGTGCTACACAAAGATGGAGGACTATGACGCCGCGCTGGCCGCTTATCAGAAATCACTCCTTGAGGACAACAACAGGAACACGCGCTGCGCTATGAACGAGGTTGAGCGTCTGAAGGAAAAGAAAGAGCGTGAAGCATACATCGACCCTCAGAAAGCAGAGGAACACCGCGAAAAGGGAAATGCATTCTTCAAGAAATTCCAATTCCCTGAGGCCAAGAAGGAGTATGATGAGGCTATTCGCCGCAACCCATCAGACATCAAGCTGTACACCAACAGGGCAGCCGCACTTACCAAGCTGGGCGAGTACCCGAGTGCATTGGCAGACTGTAACAAGGCTGTTGAAATGGACCCTACTTTTGTGAAGGCATGGGCTAGGAAGGGAAACCTTCACGTACTGCTGAAGGAGTATAGCAAGGCCTTGGAAGCCTATGACAAGGGTTTGGCATTGGATCCCAATAATCAAGAATGCATCACCGGGAAGTACGAC TGCATGGCCAAGATTCAAGCCATGTCGCAGTCTGGAACAGTCGATGAGGAACAGTACCGCCAGGCTATGGCTGACCCCGAGGTCCAACAGATGCTGGGTGACCCACAGTTCCAGATAATACTCAAGCGTCTGTCGGAGAACCCAGCAGCAATGAATGAGTACCTCAGCGATCCTAAGATAGCAAAAGGTATACAGAAACTAATGGCTTGCG GTATACTGCGTACAGCTTGA